ACTTCCAAGGGCAGGCGGTAAGCCCCGTTGAGGGTGAAAATGGGGGCGGAGAAGTCACTCCTCTTAGTGGCGTTAGGCGTGCGGCTCTTTTCCACTCCATCCTCTAGGGTTACCTCCACACCTTCCCATTGGCTGAAGCCCACCAGGTTCTGGACCCCTAGGCCTAAGGCCCAGTCGCCTCCATCCACCGCTACCCCCACGTCCCCGCGGAGGCCAAAGCCCAAGCCTCCACCTCCTTGGCCTAAACTACCCTCTAGGTAAGGGGGATAGCTGAGGAAATAGCGGGCTTCGTAGCTGACGCCGCTTACGTTGCCATCCTGATCAAAAGTGGGTCGGGCTTTCGCGGAGGCTTCCGCGTACCCTAGGCCGTAGAAGCCCTCCCCCCGCACGCCCGCATAGACCCGCCCCAGGCCAGGGATATCCGGAAGCGGGGTGGAGAACCCCAGGGCCAAACTTATTCCGGAGATGAAGGAGCCTTGGGCCTCGAGGGCACAGGGGGAAGGGGTACTGGCCTTGCAGCGGTCTAAGGAGCCTTCTTTAAAAGCCGCTTCTAAATCCGCGTTGGGAGCAATCCGTAGGCCTTGGGAGCCAAAAAAGGGGCCTATAGATAAGTGCATGCCGGGTCCAAGATCAAGGGTCAGGGGCAGGAAGGGTTGGGGAATGGAGGCGCTGGGTTTGTCGGGGGCCGCACCCATCTGGAAGCGGGGTACCAGGCTCTTGCCTTGGCCGTCGGTGATGGATATCCCATTGGCGCTCACCCGGAAGACCACCTCGTCGGGGCTCCGGGCGGGGTTTATGAGGAAGCTCCCCAAGTGGCTGGCCTGATCGTAGGCGCTGAGAAGGTCAAACTGGTTGCGGAAGGCGTTGGGGTCCGTGAAGTAGGAGAAGGGGCTCGTGTCCGGAAACAGGGGTAGAAGGCGGAGAAGGCCTATGGGAAGCTGGAAGCCCTCCTGGTCCCACTTGCCGGGAAAGGCGGCATAGGCGGGGTTGGCCCCTTGTCCACTGGGTCCTGGAAGGAGGACCCCACCCATACCCAAGCTCCGCACCCCCTGGGCCAGGCTTAGGCCCAGGAGGCTGGCCATAAGGAAGGCGGTGGTTCTTTTCATAGCTTGTGCATGTTATCCCATATTTGGCCTGGGTCAAGGGAGCTTTGACAAAAGGGAGGCCTTGGGCTTAAACTTTGACTGAGTATAAGGAGGTGGCCATGATCAAGAAGGTAGGCGTGGTGGGCGCGGGGACCATGGGGAGCGGGATCGCTGCCTTAGTGGTGAGCGCCGGCATCCCGGTGGTCCTTTTGGATATTCCGGGCCAAGAGGACCGGAACGAGGTGGCAAAAAGGGGGCTGGAACGAGCCTTAAAGGCCAAGCCGGCCGCCTTTATGGACGCGGACTTGGCCCGCTATGTGGAGATCGGCAACACCGAGGACGACTTGGGGAAGCTTTCCGACTGCGACTGGGTGGTGGAGGCCATCATTGAGAAGCCCGAGCCTAAGCGGGCCCTGTATGAGCGCTTGGAGAGCATCCTTAAACCCACCGCCATCATCAGCTCCAACACCAGCGGCATCCCCATGCGGGTACTTCTTGAAGGCCGGTCCGAGGGTTTTCGCCGTCGCTTCTTGGGCACCCACTTCTTTAACCCGCCCCGCTATCTACACCTCTTGGAGCTGATCCCCACCCCTGAGACCGATCCCAGGGTGCTTGGGGAAATCCGCCGCTTTGGCGAGCGCATCCTGGGGAAGGGGACGGTGCTGGCCAAGGATTCGCCGGGCTTTATCGCCAACCGATTAGGGGTTTACGGCATGGTGCAGGCGGTGCGCCTCATGGAGAAGCACGGCCTTACCATTGACGAGGTGGATGCCCTGACAGGGCCACTTCTGGGCCGCCCCAACTCCGCCACCTTCCGCACGGCTGACCTTACGGGTTTGGATGTACTGAAGCTGGTCACCGAGGAACTCGCCCAGGCCACAGGGGAGGACTTTGCTCTGCCGGAGTGGGTCTTGCGCCTGGTGGAGGAAGGGCGGCTTGGGGAAAAGACGGGGGCCGGGTTCTACAAGAGGGTGAACGGGGAGATCCACACCCTGGACTACCGCACCCTGGAGTACGCACCCCGGGCCCAGGTGGAACTGTCCGAGCTTAGGGCCTTGCGGGACCTGCCCTTGGCGGAGAGGCTTCCCAAGGTTCTGGAGCTTCCCGGCAAATACGGGGCTTTCATGAGGGAGCTTTTCGCGCGTACGGCCCACTATACCCTGGAGAAGGCTCCCGAGATCGCCTACGACCTGGTCTCCGTGGACCAGGCCCTGGAGTGGGGGTTTGGCTGGGAGGAGGGGCCCTTTAAGAACATGGATGCCCTGGGCCTCGAGGGGCTAAGGCACCTTTTTGCTGAACACGGCCTTCCCGAGCCGGAGCTTCTTGGGAAGGCCCAGGGGAGCTTTTACCGGGACGGCACCTACCTGGGCTTTGACGGGGTCTACCACCCGCTGCCCAAGCGGGAGGGGGTTATTTCCCTAAAAGCCCTCAGGTCCGAGGGCAAGACCCTGCTGGAAAGCAAGGAAGCCGCCCTTTTGGACCTGGGGGACGGGGTCGCCCTTCTGGAGTTCCGCACCAAGATGAACGCCATCGGGGAGGGCGTGATCCGCATGCTCCAGAAGAGCCTGGAGTACGTGGAGGAGAAGGGCTACGTGGGTCTGGTGATAGGCAACGAAGACCCTAGGGCCTTCTCCGCCGGGGCCAACCTGGCCCTAATCCTCTCCTTGGCCCAGGAAGGGGACTGGGACCAGCTCTCCCTGGCGGTGCGGCAGTTCCAGAAGGCCTCCATGTCCTTGCGCTATAGCCCCTTCCCCGTGGTGGTGGCGCCCTTTGGCCTCACCTTGGGCGGCGGGGCGGAGTTCACCTTGCATGCCGATAGCGTGCAGGCCCATGCCGAGCTGTACATGGGCTTGGTGGAGGCTGGGGTGGGGCTCCTGCCGGCGGGGGGCGGCACCAAGGAGATGCTCCTCCGCTTCACCCAGGAGCTTGCGCCCTACGAGGAGGCCGATCCCTTTGAGGGGGTGAAGCGGGCCTTCAACCTCATCGCCTTGGCCAAGACCTCCACCAGTGCCCTCGAGGCCCGCAAAATGGGCTTCCTGAGGGACGGGGACCGGATCAGCATGAACCGGGACTTCCTCATCGCCGATGCCAAGAGGCGGGTTTTGGAGCTGGCTGCTGACTACCGCCCGCCCCTTCCTCCCAGGATCCGGGTTTTGGGGAGCGAGGCCTTGGGCAACCTGCGCTATGCGGTCTGGGCCTTCCGGGAGGCAGGTGAGATCTCCGACCATGACCTGAAGATCGGCTTGGAGATCGCTAAGGTGCTTTCGGGTGGGGAGGGTCCGGCGCGGGAGGTTTCCGAATGGGACCTTCTGGACCTGGAGCGGGAGGCCTTCTTGAACCTCCTCGGGACCCGCAAGACCCAGGAGCGGATCGCCTACACCCTTAAGACGGGTAAACCCCTGAGGAACTGAAGAGGTGAAACCATGCGGGAAGCGGTGATTGTAAGCGCAGTGCGGAGCCCCGTGGCCCGGGGCAAGAAGGACGGGGCCTTGGCCACCTTACACCCCGTGGACCTTTCCGCCCAGGTGATGCGGGCCGCTTTGGAGCGGGTGGGCCTGGATCCCAAGGAGCTGGAGGACGTCCTCTGGGGCTGCGCCATGCCGGAAGCGGCCCAGGGGCTGAATATCGCCCGGCTAGCCCTCTTAAGGGCGGGGTTCCCCGTGGAGGTGGCGGGGGCCACCATCAACCGCTTTTGTTCCAGTGGCCTCCAGACCATCGCCATGGCTGCCCAGGCGGTGATGACCGGGATGGCCGAGGTGGTCTTGGCTGGCGGCGTGGAGATGATGAGCCAGGTGCCCATGTCGGGCTACCACACCCGCCTGCACCCCGACCTTACCCCCACGGAGTGGACCCCGGAGGGCTACTCCACCTATATCGGCATGGGCTTTACCGCTGAGAGGGTGGCGGAGCGCTTTGGCATCAGCCGGGAGGACCAGGACCGCTGGGCCCTGAGGAGCCACCAAAGGGCGGCCCAGGCCTGGGCGGAGGGGCGGTTTACCGAGGTGGTGCCCATCCGCGTACCCCGGGTGCGCTACCAAGGAACCAAGAAGGTGGTGGAGGAAACCCTCTTTGAGCGGGACGAGACCGTGCGGCCCGAGACCTCCCTGGAGGCCTTGGCCAAGTTGCGGCCTGCCTTCAAAAAGGGTGGCACCGTGACCGCGGGCAATGCCAGCCCTTATTCCGACGGGGCCGCGGCGGTGGTGGTCATGAGCCGGGAGAAGGCGGAGGCCTTGGGCCTCAAGCCCCTGGCCCGTTTCTTGAGCTTTGCCGTGGCCGGGGTGGAGCCCGACATCATGGGGATAGGCCCCATCAAGGCGGTGCCCAAGGCCCTGAAGCGGGCGGGCCTTTCCCTGGACCAGATTCACCTCATTGAGTTCAACGAGGCCTTCGCCGCCCAGGTGCTGGCGGTGATGCGCACCCTGGAAATGCCAGAGGAGAGGACCAACGTCAACGGGGGAGCCATCGCCCTCGGCCACCCCTTGGGGGCCACCGGGGCCAAGCTCACCGCCCAGCTGGTCGCGGAACTGGGCAGGCGGGGTGGAGGGTACGGACTGGTGACCATGTGCATAGGAGGCGGCATGGGTGCCGCGGGGGTTTTTGAGGTCTATCCAGCTTAGGAGGGAACCATGACGGAGGAGAAAAAGCTTTGGCAAAAGGGTGGGGGCTGGCTTTTGGAAGCCCCAGAGCAGGTCTACACCCCGGAGGATTTTGATGCGAGCGTTAAGGAGATCGCCCGTACCACGCGCACCTTTGTGGAAAAGGAGGTGCTCCCCCTTCTGGAGCGCATGGAGCATGGGGAGCTTGAGCTAAACGTGCCCCTGATGTGGAAGGCGGGGGAGCTCGGGCTTCTAGGGATTGATGTTCCTGAAGAGTATGGGGGGCTGGACCTGCCCAAGGTGGTGTCCACGGTGGTGGCGGAGGAGCTTTCCGGAAGCGGCGGTTTTTCCGTCACCTACGGTGCCCACACCTCCATCGGCACCCTGCCCTTGGTCTATTTCGGCACCGAGGAGCAGAAGCGTAGGTACCTCCCCAAGCTGGCCAGCGGGGAGTGGATCGCCGCTTACTGCCTTACGGAGCCGGGCTCGGGCTCCGATGCCCTGGCGGCCAAGACCCGGGCTACCCTTTCCGAAGACGGCAGGTACTACATCCTGAATGGGGTTAAGCAGTGGATCTCTAACGCCGGCTTTGCCCAGCTCTTTACCGTCTTTGCGAAGGTGGACGGGGAGCATTTTACCGCCTTCCTGGTGGAGAGGGACACCCCGGGGCTTTCCTTTGGCCCCGAGGAGAAGAAGATGGGCATCAAGGCCTCCAGCACCCGCCAGGTGATCCTCGAGGACGCCAAGGTTCCGGTGGAAAACGTTTTGGGGGAGGTGGGCAAAGGGCATAAGATTGCCTTTAACGTCCTGAACGTGGGCCGCTACAAGCTGGGGGCAGGGGCGGTGGGCGGGGCCAAGAGGGCCCTGGAGCTTTCCGCCAAATACGCTAAGGAACGGCACCAGTTTGGCCGGCCCATCGGGAGCTTTGGCCTGATCCAGGCGAAGCTCGGGGAGATGGCCAGCCGCATCTACGCCGCGGAAAGCGCTGTCTACCGCACCGTGGGGCTCATCGATGAGGCCCTCCGGGATAAGAAGGGGCCGGAGGCGGTGATGGCGGGTATTGAAGAGTATGCGGTGGAGGCCAGCATCATCAAGGTGTTGGGGTCCGAGGTGCTGGACTACGTGGTGGACGAGGGGGTGCAGATCCACGGCGGCTACGGGTACTCCCAGGAGTACCCCATTGAGCGGGCCTACCGTGACGCCCGCATCAACCGCATCTTTGAGGGTACCAACGAGATCAACCGCCTCCTCATTCCCGGGATGCTCCTGAGAAGGGCCCTAAAGGGGCAGCTTCCCCTCTTTCAGGCGGCCATGAGGCTGCAGAAGGAGCTTCTGGAGCCCAGCTTTGAGGAGCCTGAGGACGTGGAGCTCCACCAAATAATGAGCCTCAAGAAGCTGGCCCTCATGGTGGCGGGTTTGGCGGCCCAGAAGTACGGAGAGAAGCTGGAGGAGGAGCAAGAGGTCTTGGGGACGGTAGCCGACGTCCTCATTGATGCCTATGCGGCAGAAAGCGCCCTCCTAAGGGCCCGTCGGCTTGGGGGCATCGCTGTGACCATGGCCCAGCTCTACCTCCTCCAGGCCCTGGACCGGGCCCAAGCGGGGGCGCTTTCCGTCCTGCCCCGGCTGGTGGAGGGGGACGAGGCCCGCGTGGTCTACTCCGCGGCCCGTAGGCTTACCAAGCACGAGCCCGTGGACCTGGTGGCCCTGAGGCGGGAGGTGGCGGGGAGGGTCCTCGAGGCGGAAGGTTACCCCATCCCCCGTTAGGCGCAAAGGGCCTTTCCCTGCCGGGGCTAGACCCCGGCAGGGGGCCTTATTGGGCTTGGGTGGACCAACCAAGTTAGCGGAGGACTTTGATGCCCCTTTGCCGGAGGCGCTCCTGCTAGCCCTTGAAAGGCGAGGCTTCTACTGGATACCCATGCGTTTCTCCACTGGGTCCTTGGAGACCCTAGGCTTTCACCGCTGGCCGAAGCCTTCGTCAAAGACAGGTGGAACTCCTTTGGTGAGCTATTCCAGGGCCAGCCGCCACTTGGGGCCCTCCTTGGTGTCCTCCACCACCACCCCGAGGGCTTTGAGCCTTTCCCGGATCAGGTCGCTTTTGGCGTAATCCTTGGCCCGCCGGGCCTCCTCCCTCAGCTCTAGAAGCAGGGCGATGAGGCCTTCCAATAGGGGACCTGATACCTTCTCCTCCAGAACCCTTTCGGGGAAGAGGCCCAAGATGCCTTCTCCCAGGGTATGGAAGACCTGGGCGGTGCGCCTTAAGGTGTCCCCTTTGGCCTCCGGGAGGAGCCTATGCAGCTCAGGGAGGAAGGTGAAAAAGGCGGCCAGGGCCTCCGGGGTGCTGAGGTCGTCCTCTATGGCGGCTAGGAAGTCTTTCTCCAGGGCATCCAAGGCCCTTTCCAGCTCCGGGGTGGAGCCGGGGGCCGCCGTGGGGACCCTGGACCGCACCTCGCGGTAGGCGTTGAGGAGGCGGGCATAGCCCCGTTTGGCCGCCTCGAGGCCCTCAAAGGTGAAGTCCATGGGGCTTCGGTAGTGGGTCTGCAAGAGATAGAAGCGTAGGGCCATGGGCTCGTGGGCCTTTAGGAGGTCATGGAGGAGGACCAGGTTCCCCGTGCTCTTGGCCATCTTTTCCCCTTCCAGGAGCACGTGGTTGTGGTGCATCCAGTGGCGGGCAAAGCGGTACCCCGCCGCCTCCGCCTGGGCGATCTCGCACTCGTGGTGGGGAAACTGGAGGTCTATGCCGCCCGCGTGGATGTCAAACCCCTCCCCCAGGTACTTGAGGCTCATGGCGGTGCACTCAATGTGCCAGCCGGGATATCCCTCCCCCCAGGGGCTTCTCCAGCGCATGAGATGGCCCGGTTCCGCAGCTTTCCAAAGGGCAAAGTCTAAGGGATCCTCCTTCTCCTCCCGAACCTCCACCCGGGCCCCGGCCCTAAGCTCCTCTAGGCGCTTCCCAGAGAGTTTCCCGTATTCGGGAAAGGCCCGGACCCGGAAGTAGACGCTACCTTGGCGCTCGTAGGCGAAGCCCAAGTGTAAGAGCCTTTCCGTGAGCTCAATCTGCTCGGGTATGTGGCCACTGGCCCGGGGGGCGATGGAGGGCCTGAGCACATTGAGGGCGGCCATGGCGTCAAAGTAGCTCCAGGTGTACTTCTCCGCCACCTCCATGGGCTCAAGCCGCTCCAGCTTGGCCCGGCGCACAATCTTGTCCTCTCCTTGGTCGGCGTCGTCGGTGAGGTGGCCCACGTCGGTGATGTTGGAGACGAAGCGCACCTTATACCCCTGGTGAAGGAGGTAGCGGCGGAGCACATCGTAGACGATGGGCCCCCGGGCGTGGCCCAGGTGGGGGTCGGAGTACACGGTGGGGCCGCACACGTAGATGCCCACGTGGCCTGGGGTGGCGGGGGTAAAGTCCACCTTGGCCCGTTGCAGGGTGTCGTAGATGCGAAGGCCCATGTGGGCCATTATAGGCCCGTGGCATAATGGCGGGGTATGGGAAGGATTCTGAGGGGGCTGGCGGGGGAGGGGCAGCTTAGGGTGGTGGCCGCGGACACCGGGGACGTGGTGGAGGAAGCCCGGCGCCGCCATGGCCTTTCCCCTACCGCCACCGCCGCCTTAGGGCGGGCCCTCACGGGGGCCTTGCTCTTGGCCCAGCTTCTCCTCAAAACCCCTAAGGAAAGGCTTACCTTACGCATAGAGGGCACGGGGCCCCTGGGGGGCCTTTTGGCGGAGGCGGACGCCTTTGGGCATGTGCGGGGCTACGTCAAGAACCCCCAGGCGGAGGTGCCCTTGCGGGAAGACGGCAAGCTGAACGTGGGGGAGGTGGTGGGGGCCGGGGTCTTGCGGGTGGACCGAAGCCTGCCGAGTGGGGAGGTCTACACCAGCACGGTGCCCTTGGTTTCTGGGGAGATCGCCGAGGACCTGGCCCACTACCTCTGGCAGTCGGAGCAGATTCCCTCGGCCATCCTCCTGGGGGTGCGGGTTAAGGGGGAAGGGGAAGTGGAGGTGGCGGGAGGGGTGGCCATCCAGGTGATGCCCGATACGCCGGAAGAGGTGCTTTCCCGCCTCGAGGCCAACCTCTCTGCCCTTTCCGGCATCACGCCCCTTCTGCGGCTGGGCTTGGAAAAGGCCTTGGACGAAATCCTTGCCGGTTTGGGTTTCTCCCGGACGGATCTTAGGGCCCTGGGCTATCCGCTAAACGAGATTCCCGCCCGCTTCCGGTGCCGGTGCAACCGGGAGAAGGCCTTAGAGGCCTTGGTGTTTTTCACCCCTGAGGAAAGGGAGGAGATGATCGTCAAGGATGGCGGAGCAGAGGTGGTCTGCCATTGGTGCGGGGAGGTTTATCGTTTTTCCCCGGAGGAGATCCGCTCCCTGGTGGCCGAGGTGCGCTGCCCCGACTGCGGCACCCTTTGGCTTTACCCCAAGGCGGACGGTACCTTTTTCCGGATTGAGGGGGATACCTGCCGGTGTGGCCGCCGGGTGGAGATCCCCTCGGGAAGGGCCCAGGCTTGATAAGCTTAAGGCATGTTCAAGACCATTCTCTTAGCCTATGACGGCTCGGACCATGCCCGGCGGGCGGCGGAGGTGGCTAAGGCGGAGGCCCAGGCCCACGGGGCCAGGCTGGTGGTGGTGCACGTGTATGAACCCGTGCCCGACTACCTGGGCGAGCCTTTTTTCCAGGAGGCTTTGAAAAAGCGGCTGGAACGGGCGGAAAAGGTGTTGGCCGAAGCCTTGGAGCTAACCGGAGTCCCCAGGGAGGATGCCCTTCTCCTCGAGGGTCGGCCCGCGGAGGCCATCCTCGAGGCAGCCATGGGGGAGAAGGCGGATCTCATCGTCATGGGTACCCGGGGTCTGGGTGCCATAGGGAGCCTTTTTTTGGGTAGCCAAAGCCAGAAGGTGGTGGCGGAGGCCCCTTGCCCCGTGCTCCTGGTGCGTTAGCCCGGGGTGTCCAAGGAGGTCTCAGGACGCCAGCGGAGAAGCCTGGTCTCCAGCCGGTTAAAAAGGGAGAAGAGCAGGAGAACGAAGGCCACGATGAGCGCGATCAGGGCTAGGCTCAGCTTGGCGTTATAGGTGCTTTGGGCAAAGGAGAGCAGGTAGCCCAAGCCCCGGCTTGCCGCCACGAACTCCCCCACCACCGCTCCGGTAAAGGCGAAACCCACGGCCACTTTTAGGGAGGAGAGGACCCAGGCGGCGACGGAGGGGAGGTAGACCTCCCTTAAGAGCCAGTAGCGGCCTCCTGGCTCTCCGCAGGCGTAGACCAGCTCCACCTCGAGGCCCTCCTCTTGGAAGTACCCCCTTCTGGCAGCCACCTCATAAGGGATGATGCAGAGGAGCTGGGAGCAAAAGGCCAGCTTAATCCGCTTCCTGCCCCTCTGTCCCATACCGGAGCCCAGGAGGGCCAAGCTGGAAAGGCCCTTGACCACCTTTCGGCGATCCACGCAGCAGCTCATGCCCTTCATGCTGAAGCCTGAGTTTCATCATGTCAAGGGTATAAGGCACGCGATGAGCGCTGGGATGTCCACGAAGGGCAGAGGCCAGCTTTTAGGCCGTTTGCGTGCTGGCCTAGTTGGTTGGGCTTTGAGCTTCCTTATACTGGGGGGACGAAGGGGGCTTACGGCCCTTCTTTTCCGCATAGGGGGTCTTGGGTGCCCGGTGTTTTGCTCCTGGCCTTTCTTTCCGGGGTGGTGTTGGTGCGCCTGGGGTTGCCGGCGTTTCTGGGTTACCTCGGCATCGGGTTGGGTTTGAGGCTCCTGGGCTTTCCTGGGGATCCCCTTTTGGAGTTCTTCAAGGACCTAGGCGTTTACCTCTTGCTTTTCACCGTGGGTCTAGGTCTGCGCCTAGAACGCCTAGCGCGCAGGGAGGTTTGGGCTACGGGGATGTTTCAACTCCTTTTGCTTCCGGTCTTCGTGGGAGCCCTTTACCTTTTAGGGCTGGTACGAAATCCTCTGGCCCTTTTGGTATTGGCTGTGGCCTTCATCAATCCCAGCACCGTGCTCCTGGCCCGGGTGCTTCAGGGCAAGGGGGAGCTTTCTGCGTTGCACGGGCAGCTGGCCCTCGGGATTTCGGTTTTCTTGGACGTGGTATCCCTAGCCTTGCTGATACTGGTGGGATTCCAGGGGGTTGGGCCCTTAGGCTTTTTGGTCCTGGCCTTCCCCTTGTTGCGTCCCCTGTTGGCCCGCCTCTTTCATCTGGCCTCCAATGCCGAGCTGAAACTTCTTTTAGGGGTGGGGTTGGCCCTTTTGGGGGTGGAGTTGGCCCGCTTCCTCCAGGCCCCGGAGGCTTTGGGGGCGCTTTTTATGGGCCTGGGGTTATCCCGTTATCCAGGGGTAGGGGAGGT
The window above is part of the Thermus albus genome. Proteins encoded here:
- a CDS encoding 3-hydroxyacyl-CoA dehydrogenase/enoyl-CoA hydratase family protein, which encodes MIKKVGVVGAGTMGSGIAALVVSAGIPVVLLDIPGQEDRNEVAKRGLERALKAKPAAFMDADLARYVEIGNTEDDLGKLSDCDWVVEAIIEKPEPKRALYERLESILKPTAIISSNTSGIPMRVLLEGRSEGFRRRFLGTHFFNPPRYLHLLELIPTPETDPRVLGEIRRFGERILGKGTVLAKDSPGFIANRLGVYGMVQAVRLMEKHGLTIDEVDALTGPLLGRPNSATFRTADLTGLDVLKLVTEELAQATGEDFALPEWVLRLVEEGRLGEKTGAGFYKRVNGEIHTLDYRTLEYAPRAQVELSELRALRDLPLAERLPKVLELPGKYGAFMRELFARTAHYTLEKAPEIAYDLVSVDQALEWGFGWEEGPFKNMDALGLEGLRHLFAEHGLPEPELLGKAQGSFYRDGTYLGFDGVYHPLPKREGVISLKALRSEGKTLLESKEAALLDLGDGVALLEFRTKMNAIGEGVIRMLQKSLEYVEEKGYVGLVIGNEDPRAFSAGANLALILSLAQEGDWDQLSLAVRQFQKASMSLRYSPFPVVVAPFGLTLGGGAEFTLHADSVQAHAELYMGLVEAGVGLLPAGGGTKEMLLRFTQELAPYEEADPFEGVKRAFNLIALAKTSTSALEARKMGFLRDGDRISMNRDFLIADAKRRVLELAADYRPPLPPRIRVLGSEALGNLRYAVWAFREAGEISDHDLKIGLEIAKVLSGGEGPAREVSEWDLLDLEREAFLNLLGTRKTQERIAYTLKTGKPLRN
- a CDS encoding thiolase family protein, whose amino-acid sequence is MREAVIVSAVRSPVARGKKDGALATLHPVDLSAQVMRAALERVGLDPKELEDVLWGCAMPEAAQGLNIARLALLRAGFPVEVAGATINRFCSSGLQTIAMAAQAVMTGMAEVVLAGGVEMMSQVPMSGYHTRLHPDLTPTEWTPEGYSTYIGMGFTAERVAERFGISREDQDRWALRSHQRAAQAWAEGRFTEVVPIRVPRVRYQGTKKVVEETLFERDETVRPETSLEALAKLRPAFKKGGTVTAGNASPYSDGAAAVVVMSREKAEALGLKPLARFLSFAVAGVEPDIMGIGPIKAVPKALKRAGLSLDQIHLIEFNEAFAAQVLAVMRTLEMPEERTNVNGGAIALGHPLGATGAKLTAQLVAELGRRGGGYGLVTMCIGGGMGAAGVFEVYPA
- a CDS encoding acyl-CoA dehydrogenase family protein; the protein is MTEEKKLWQKGGGWLLEAPEQVYTPEDFDASVKEIARTTRTFVEKEVLPLLERMEHGELELNVPLMWKAGELGLLGIDVPEEYGGLDLPKVVSTVVAEELSGSGGFSVTYGAHTSIGTLPLVYFGTEEQKRRYLPKLASGEWIAAYCLTEPGSGSDALAAKTRATLSEDGRYYILNGVKQWISNAGFAQLFTVFAKVDGEHFTAFLVERDTPGLSFGPEEKKMGIKASSTRQVILEDAKVPVENVLGEVGKGHKIAFNVLNVGRYKLGAGAVGGAKRALELSAKYAKERHQFGRPIGSFGLIQAKLGEMASRIYAAESAVYRTVGLIDEALRDKKGPEAVMAGIEEYAVEASIIKVLGSEVLDYVVDEGVQIHGGYGYSQEYPIERAYRDARINRIFEGTNEINRLLIPGMLLRRALKGQLPLFQAAMRLQKELLEPSFEEPEDVELHQIMSLKKLALMVAGLAAQKYGEKLEEEQEVLGTVADVLIDAYAAESALLRARRLGGIAVTMAQLYLLQALDRAQAGALSVLPRLVEGDEARVVYSAARRLTKHEPVDLVALRREVAGRVLEAEGYPIPR
- the cysS gene encoding cysteine--tRNA ligase, whose amino-acid sequence is MGLRIYDTLQRAKVDFTPATPGHVGIYVCGPTVYSDPHLGHARGPIVYDVLRRYLLHQGYKVRFVSNITDVGHLTDDADQGEDKIVRRAKLERLEPMEVAEKYTWSYFDAMAALNVLRPSIAPRASGHIPEQIELTERLLHLGFAYERQGSVYFRVRAFPEYGKLSGKRLEELRAGARVEVREEKEDPLDFALWKAAEPGHLMRWRSPWGEGYPGWHIECTAMSLKYLGEGFDIHAGGIDLQFPHHECEIAQAEAAGYRFARHWMHHNHVLLEGEKMAKSTGNLVLLHDLLKAHEPMALRFYLLQTHYRSPMDFTFEGLEAAKRGYARLLNAYREVRSRVPTAAPGSTPELERALDALEKDFLAAIEDDLSTPEALAAFFTFLPELHRLLPEAKGDTLRRTAQVFHTLGEGILGLFPERVLEEKVSGPLLEGLIALLLELREEARRAKDYAKSDLIRERLKALGVVVEDTKEGPKWRLALE
- the hslO gene encoding Hsp33 family molecular chaperone HslO, whose protein sequence is MGRILRGLAGEGQLRVVAADTGDVVEEARRRHGLSPTATAALGRALTGALLLAQLLLKTPKERLTLRIEGTGPLGGLLAEADAFGHVRGYVKNPQAEVPLREDGKLNVGEVVGAGVLRVDRSLPSGEVYTSTVPLVSGEIAEDLAHYLWQSEQIPSAILLGVRVKGEGEVEVAGGVAIQVMPDTPEEVLSRLEANLSALSGITPLLRLGLEKALDEILAGLGFSRTDLRALGYPLNEIPARFRCRCNREKALEALVFFTPEEREEMIVKDGGAEVVCHWCGEVYRFSPEEIRSLVAEVRCPDCGTLWLYPKADGTFFRIEGDTCRCGRRVEIPSGRAQA
- a CDS encoding universal stress protein, whose amino-acid sequence is MFKTILLAYDGSDHARRAAEVAKAEAQAHGARLVVVHVYEPVPDYLGEPFFQEALKKRLERAEKVLAEALELTGVPREDALLLEGRPAEAILEAAMGEKADLIVMGTRGLGAIGSLFLGSQSQKVVAEAPCPVLLVR
- a CDS encoding ABC transporter permease; its protein translation is MSCCVDRRKVVKGLSSLALLGSGMGQRGRKRIKLAFCSQLLCIIPYEVAARRGYFQEEGLEVELVYACGEPGGRYWLLREVYLPSVAAWVLSSLKVAVGFAFTGAVVGEFVAASRGLGYLLSFAQSTYNAKLSLALIALIVAFVLLLFSLFNRLETRLLRWRPETSLDTPG